From the Ancylothrix sp. D3o genome, one window contains:
- the lysA gene encoding diaminopimelate decarboxylase, with protein MSSTTIANPQNSGCQYLPATNDGAERSPNQYLLPLTAKVNHKEHLEIGGCDVADLVARFGSPLYILDEDSVRAAARQYREAFRRYWAGDSLVLYASKAWSCLAVCAIAGSEGLGIDVVSGGELYTALQAGVPGDKLYFHGNNKSLEELRFAVDNGCTIMVDNWLEMSTVAAISKAKPQPVRIMLRFTPGIECHTHEYIRTGHLDSKFGFDPDQVEQVFDYLRQQSNVDCVGLHAHIGSQIFELEPHRDLAGVLVGWYKLALSYGLPVEQLNVGGGLGIRYTESDDPPSIDAWVKVICEAMTEACKAQDVPLPRLLSEPGRSLIGSACVTAYTIGSQKVIPEIRTYLAVDGGMSDNPRPITYQSVYRAVVANRMKDPLTETVTVAGKHCESGDILIKSAKLPNSQPGDILVVMATGAYNYSMASNYNRLPRPAGVVVKNGEANIILQRENYVDLLRHDRLPGRLLHPHV; from the coding sequence ATGTCATCCACAACCATTGCCAACCCTCAAAATTCTGGGTGTCAGTATTTACCTGCAACGAATGACGGGGCAGAACGCTCTCCTAATCAATATCTCTTACCCCTCACGGCTAAGGTGAACCACAAAGAACACCTCGAAATCGGAGGTTGTGATGTGGCGGATCTGGTGGCGCGTTTTGGTTCTCCACTTTATATCTTAGATGAAGACTCGGTACGCGCTGCTGCTCGTCAATATCGAGAAGCCTTTAGGCGTTATTGGGCCGGCGACTCTCTCGTGTTGTATGCTTCAAAAGCATGGAGTTGTTTAGCCGTTTGTGCCATTGCCGGCTCTGAAGGTTTAGGCATTGATGTAGTGTCTGGTGGCGAACTCTATACCGCACTACAAGCCGGTGTGCCTGGTGATAAGCTTTATTTTCACGGGAATAATAAATCTTTGGAAGAGTTGCGCTTTGCTGTCGATAACGGCTGCACCATCATGGTTGATAATTGGCTGGAAATGTCTACTGTTGCGGCTATTTCTAAGGCAAAACCTCAGCCGGTTCGCATCATGTTACGCTTCACGCCGGGGATCGAGTGTCACACTCACGAATATATCCGCACCGGCCACCTCGACAGCAAGTTTGGTTTTGATCCTGATCAAGTTGAGCAGGTTTTTGATTATCTCCGTCAGCAGTCTAACGTTGATTGTGTCGGTTTACACGCCCACATCGGCTCACAAATTTTTGAACTCGAACCTCACCGCGATTTGGCCGGTGTTTTGGTAGGTTGGTATAAACTGGCGTTATCTTATGGGTTGCCGGTGGAACAGTTAAACGTCGGTGGTGGTTTGGGTATTCGCTACACCGAGTCTGATGATCCACCAAGTATTGATGCTTGGGTAAAAGTCATCTGTGAGGCGATGACAGAAGCTTGTAAGGCTCAGGATGTCCCTTTGCCCCGATTGTTGAGTGAGCCTGGCCGGTCTTTGATTGGCTCTGCTTGCGTGACGGCTTACACCATAGGCTCTCAAAAAGTTATCCCAGAAATTCGCACTTATTTAGCCGTTGATGGTGGAATGTCTGATAATCCCCGTCCTATCACTTATCAGTCAGTGTACCGGGCTGTGGTGGCAAATCGGATGAAAGATCCGCTTACCGAAACGGTGACGGTGGCTGGCAAACACTGCGAGTCTGGCGATATTTTGATTAAGAGTGCAAAATTGCCGAATTCTCAGCCTGGGGATATTTTAGTGGTAATGGCGACCGGTGCTTATAACTACAGCATGGCATCAAATTACAATCGTTTACCCCGACCGGCTGGGGTGGTGGTGAAGAATGGCGAAGCAAACATTATTTTGCAACGCGAAAATTATGTAGATTTGTTGCGCCATGATCGTTTGCCTGGCCGCTTGCTGCACCCGCACGTTTAA
- a CDS encoding DUF86 domain-containing protein produces MTAIDDLTRLHHMQDAAREALGFMSGKTRENLSSDRMLVLAVVKDLEIIGEAAGRISAECRARHPGIPWAVMVGMRNRLTHAYFSIDLDIVWDTVTNNLAPLVEQLERVIQKES; encoded by the coding sequence ATGACAGCAATTGATGATTTAACTCGATTGCACCATATGCAGGATGCAGCAAGGGAGGCTCTTGGTTTTATGTCTGGAAAGACTAGAGAAAATTTATCTAGCGATAGGATGTTGGTGTTGGCAGTTGTTAAAGATTTAGAAATTATTGGTGAAGCGGCGGGGAGAATTTCCGCCGAATGTAGGGCGAGACATCCTGGGATTCCTTGGGCGGTTATGGTTGGGATGCGAAATCGGTTAACTCATGCTTATTTTTCAATCGATTTAGATATTGTTTGGGATACGGTGACTAATAATTTAGCGCCACTGGTTGAGCAATTGGAAAGGGTAATTCAGAAGGAAAGTTAA
- the cdaA gene encoding diadenylate cyclase CdaA gives MKLSPNYDLNWTQIAVRQFIDIWTQWLKSPIDIGLVLALTYMVLVIIGERRTLWMVRGLIFLMLATAISSSLELRLLSFVLEKLVVGSAVAMAVILQSEFRRFLEQLGRGELGALFQPARTAVPKADTVVDEIVDAIKELSQNRTGALLILETGLPIDERDFSVPGVRLNAEVSKELLQTIFQTSTLLHDGAVLIRGSRILAAGVILPLSDRTASRQLGTRHRAAMGITEKVENCICVVVSEETGSISLAERGGLNRPLTSSKLKELLEARFSQSVDREAVAPNLRLLGRLGSRLLALVSRLLRLPSSASGDKK, from the coding sequence ATGAAATTGAGTCCCAATTACGACCTTAACTGGACTCAAATCGCAGTGCGTCAGTTTATAGATATTTGGACGCAGTGGCTAAAAAGCCCTATTGATATTGGGCTAGTTTTGGCTTTGACTTATATGGTGCTGGTGATTATTGGCGAGAGGCGGACGCTGTGGATGGTTCGGGGATTGATTTTTTTGATGTTGGCTACGGCGATATCTAGTTCTTTGGAGTTGCGGCTTTTAAGTTTTGTCCTCGAAAAGTTGGTGGTTGGTTCGGCGGTGGCGATGGCTGTGATTTTGCAGTCAGAGTTTCGCCGGTTTTTGGAACAGTTGGGACGCGGGGAGTTAGGGGCGCTTTTTCAACCGGCCCGCACTGCTGTACCCAAGGCGGATACAGTGGTTGATGAGATTGTCGATGCGATCAAGGAGTTGTCCCAAAACCGCACCGGCGCTTTATTGATTTTGGAAACCGGTTTGCCGATTGATGAGCGCGATTTTTCGGTGCCCGGTGTACGATTAAATGCGGAAGTTTCTAAGGAATTGTTGCAAACTATTTTTCAAACTTCAACTTTATTACATGATGGAGCGGTTTTGATTCGCGGCTCGCGGATTTTGGCGGCGGGGGTAATTCTGCCTTTGTCTGATCGCACTGCGTCGCGCCAGTTGGGAACTCGCCACCGTGCGGCGATGGGAATTACGGAAAAAGTCGAAAATTGTATTTGTGTGGTTGTATCTGAAGAAACCGGCTCAATTTCCCTTGCGGAAAGAGGTGGTTTAAACCGGCCTCTGACGAGCAGTAAACTTAAGGAACTGCTGGAGGCTCGCTTTTCTCAATCTGTTGACCGCGAGGCTGTGGCCCCTAATTTACGCTTGTTGGGACGTTTAGGTTCCCGGCTTCTGGCACTTGTTTCGCGTTTACTGCGTCTTCCATCGTCGGCTTCTGGTGATAAAAAATGA
- a CDS encoding J domain-containing protein, with the protein MTQNRGTAKTQYQKLLEHSQQNSYYSLLGLHPSASSIEIRRAYWELSKRYHPDTTELPAETAKENFQKINEAYATLSNPERRMVYDEKIRYSRIAVSAPSQLHQPQNKHYQSNSAYLDPTDRPLSAGEIFALFLLCLTFIGCLFLAIIVGLTRGDTLPASASLNPPAQIIFQNPQKSQLHSTFL; encoded by the coding sequence GTGACACAAAATAGAGGCACCGCAAAAACCCAATACCAAAAACTGCTCGAACACAGCCAGCAAAACAGCTACTACAGCCTGCTAGGGTTGCATCCGTCCGCCTCCTCCATCGAGATCCGGCGAGCCTATTGGGAACTCAGCAAACGCTACCATCCAGACACAACCGAGCTACCAGCCGAAACCGCCAAAGAAAATTTCCAAAAAATCAACGAAGCCTACGCCACCCTAAGCAACCCAGAGCGGCGGATGGTTTACGATGAAAAAATCCGCTATTCTCGCATAGCCGTTTCTGCGCCTTCGCAGCTACACCAACCACAAAACAAACACTACCAATCAAACTCTGCTTACCTAGACCCCACCGACCGGCCCCTGTCTGCCGGTGAAATCTTCGCCTTATTTCTATTGTGCCTAACCTTTATCGGCTGCTTATTCCTAGCCATCATTGTTGGGCTCACACGAGGGGACACTCTCCCAGCCTCAGCCAGCCTCAACCCACCGGCCCAAATCATTTTTCAAAATCCGCAGAAAAGTCAATTGCATAGCACATTTCTTTAA
- a CDS encoding O-antigen ligase produces the protein MNKTFNLSSLKSPWNCAQIGLSLWPFSPLLGAVFVVLAVLKSWRQNFKEICRIPVYRGFAILAGWLIFICFFADNQTLSFLGFFNFFPFFLVFAGLSLLIRTTKQLRRIAWILVIGSVPVVLIGLGQLFLGLKGPIIFLWAVINWVLAAGGNPVGRMSSVFDYANVLANYLVITFVFSLGLWLENSPALKGIFNRNFNFKDEHGKQKVGKVAFLTSAVLLNAIGLILTNSRNAWGLAGIAVCVFAFYAGWRWLVAAVFGGVGAVFVSAFGPDPFRQGLRLIVPKYVWARLTDELFVRPAPTLRVTQWNFAWKGALSRPFTGWGLNNFPGHYYQEFAAAYQGQALEWPQHPHNLFLMLSYETGLPGMLLFCGLIGWILAQGVVLFMGRYSFKLAADKLIFFTYLVAFFATTIFHLVDVTLFDLRVNLLGWFLLAGIFGVVESKGGSGDDSTLA, from the coding sequence ATGAATAAAACGTTTAATTTGTCAAGTCTAAAATCTCCTTGGAACTGCGCCCAAATCGGTCTATCTCTATGGCCTTTTAGTCCGCTTTTGGGTGCGGTTTTTGTTGTTTTGGCTGTGTTGAAAAGTTGGCGACAAAATTTTAAAGAGATTTGTCGGATTCCTGTTTATCGAGGGTTTGCTATTCTGGCCGGTTGGTTAATTTTTATTTGTTTCTTTGCAGATAACCAGACGCTATCTTTTCTGGGTTTTTTTAATTTTTTTCCATTTTTTCTTGTATTTGCAGGCTTGAGTTTGTTGATCAGAACAACAAAACAATTGCGGCGTATTGCTTGGATTTTGGTGATCGGTTCTGTGCCGGTTGTTTTGATTGGTTTGGGGCAGCTATTTTTAGGTTTGAAAGGGCCGATAATTTTTTTATGGGCTGTAATTAATTGGGTTTTGGCGGCTGGAGGTAATCCTGTAGGTCGGATGTCTTCTGTGTTTGACTATGCGAATGTTTTGGCTAATTATTTGGTGATTACATTTGTTTTTTCCCTGGGCCTGTGGTTAGAAAATTCTCCAGCTTTAAAAGGTATATTTAACCGAAATTTTAATTTCAAGGATGAGCATGGTAAGCAGAAAGTTGGGAAAGTTGCCTTTCTAACAAGTGCGGTTTTGTTAAATGCAATTGGATTAATTTTAACAAATTCTCGTAATGCTTGGGGTTTGGCAGGAATTGCGGTGTGTGTGTTTGCTTTTTATGCCGGTTGGCGATGGTTGGTGGCGGCGGTTTTTGGGGGAGTCGGGGCTGTTTTTGTCTCGGCTTTTGGCCCTGATCCTTTTCGCCAAGGTTTGCGGTTAATTGTGCCTAAATATGTTTGGGCAAGGTTAACGGATGAGTTGTTTGTAAGACCGGCACCAACTTTAAGAGTTACGCAGTGGAATTTTGCCTGGAAGGGTGCCCTATCGCGGCCTTTTACTGGTTGGGGTTTAAATAATTTTCCGGGGCATTATTATCAAGAATTTGCGGCTGCATATCAAGGCCAAGCTTTGGAATGGCCGCAACATCCCCACAATTTATTTTTGATGTTGAGTTATGAAACCGGCTTGCCAGGAATGTTATTATTTTGTGGTTTAATAGGTTGGATTTTGGCTCAGGGAGTTGTGTTATTTATGGGTCGCTATTCTTTTAAGTTGGCGGCTGATAAATTGATATTTTTTACTTATTTAGTGGCGTTTTTTGCTACTACAATTTTTCATTTGGTTGATGTGACGTTATTTGATTTGCGGGTTAATCTTTTGGGGTGGTTTTTGTTGGCGGGTATTTTTGGGGTGGTGGAGTCTAAAGGTGGTAGTGGGGATGATAGCACTTTAGCCTGA
- a CDS encoding isoprenyl transferase has protein sequence MTTKPSILKDLPADLDRERLPKHVAVIMDGNGRWAKRQGLPRIVGHRRGVDALKDLLRCCRDWGIEALTAYAFSTENWGRPLEEVDFLMTLFERVLRQELREMMEEDVKIKFVGNLDSLPKTLRAEIDRSVEATQNNSGIQFSVATNYGGRQEILQACRSIAAMVQDGKLQPDQIDEGLFEKHLYTAGICDPDLLIRTSGEMRISNFLLWQVAYAEIYITETMWPDFDRQAFHVALRDYQQRQRRFGKV, from the coding sequence ATGACTACAAAGCCCAGTATTTTAAAAGATTTACCTGCTGACCTTGACCGGGAACGGCTACCTAAGCACGTTGCCGTTATTATGGATGGTAATGGCCGGTGGGCCAAGCGTCAAGGGTTGCCCCGGATTGTGGGCCACCGGCGCGGGGTGGATGCGCTTAAAGATTTGTTGCGCTGTTGTCGGGATTGGGGTATTGAAGCGCTGACGGCTTATGCTTTTTCTACGGAAAATTGGGGCCGGCCTTTGGAAGAGGTCGATTTTTTGATGACTTTGTTTGAGCGGGTCTTGCGTCAAGAGTTACGGGAAATGATGGAGGAGGATGTCAAAATTAAGTTTGTCGGCAATTTGGACTCGCTGCCAAAAACGTTAAGGGCTGAGATTGACCGCTCGGTGGAGGCTACGCAAAATAATAGCGGCATTCAGTTTAGCGTTGCAACAAATTATGGAGGTCGGCAAGAAATTTTACAGGCGTGCCGGTCAATTGCTGCGATGGTACAGGATGGGAAGTTACAGCCAGATCAAATTGATGAGGGGTTGTTTGAAAAGCATTTATATACGGCGGGCATTTGTGACCCAGATTTACTGATTCGCACGTCTGGAGAAATGCGGATTAGTAATTTTTTGTTGTGGCAGGTCGCTTATGCGGAAATTTATATTACAGAGACAATGTGGCCAGATTTTGACCGGCAGGCTTTCCACGTTGCCTTAAGAGATTACCAGCAGCGTCAACGCCGGTTTGGTAAGGTTTAA
- a CDS encoding DUF3143 domain-containing protein yields the protein MTTPPAETPLYNHPLPEIEKWLSNLGCQQDRTELHCWRVERPLWQAEIILDIDQLTVRYIKAGADGSDIVRAFKYSLSRRDVEQAVFSGP from the coding sequence ATGACCACCCCACCCGCAGAAACGCCGTTATACAACCACCCCTTACCCGAAATCGAAAAATGGCTGAGTAACCTAGGCTGCCAACAAGACCGCACAGAACTGCATTGCTGGCGAGTTGAACGTCCTTTGTGGCAAGCTGAAATCATACTCGACATCGACCAGTTAACCGTCCGCTACATCAAGGCCGGTGCTGATGGTTCAGACATCGTGCGAGCCTTCAAATATTCCCTCAGCCGTAGAGACGTAGAACAAGCCGTTTTTTCTGGGCCGTAG
- a CDS encoding type II toxin-antitoxin system ParD family antitoxin, producing the protein MDITFKSEEEQLIQEKLKSGKYATAYEVIVEALRLLEERDKQYEKWVEETREKVAVGIAQLDRGEGIDGEVVISRLREKLKKAGENQG; encoded by the coding sequence ATGGATATCACGTTTAAATCCGAAGAAGAACAGTTGATTCAAGAAAAGCTCAAAAGTGGTAAGTATGCAACGGCTTATGAAGTAATTGTTGAGGCGTTACGGCTACTTGAAGAACGAGATAAGCAGTATGAAAAATGGGTGGAAGAAACCAGGGAAAAAGTAGCAGTTGGTATTGCACAGCTTGATAGGGGAGAAGGTATTGATGGGGAAGTTGTGATTTCCAGATTGCGGGAAAAACTGAAAAAAGCCGGTGAGAATCAAGGATGA
- a CDS encoding class I SAM-dependent DNA methyltransferase, producing the protein MFTLGEEKAIIIPAIKRKLWNKYNYLLMPANYTEIEKRLWEAADELRANSKLKPSEYSVPVLGLIFLLYADYKFTLVEQELAGKSSRRRSVGKEDYQAKGALFLPESARFDSLLNLPEAEDIGGAINAAMKVISDENEELAGALPRDYNRLEKPILRELLKILNRIPRDKITEDAFGEIYQYFLGNFAQKEGQKGGEFFTPISLVKLIVEVIEPNNGRILDPACGAGGMLVQSAIRVRNKLGFDPNQLISVYGQEKVDGTVKLCQMNLAVHGVSGLRNIREGNTYYQDIHDSIGKFDFVMANPPFNVNGVDRDKIKGDPHYPFGAPTTDNANYLWIQLFYTVLNENGRAGFVMANSASDARGSELEIRRQLIETGAVDVMIAIGSNFFYTVTLPCTLWFLDRGKRKRHSSGTSLRDGEDKVLFIDARHIYRQVDRAHREFSDAQVEFIANIVRLYRGENAELTVGGSEMLTQAFPDKVYRDVAGLCKIATLAEIEAQGWSLNPGRYVGVAERQEAEDFDFAESLEELNEELEILNAEARGLEETIAENVAQILNL; encoded by the coding sequence TTGTTTACTTTAGGTGAAGAAAAAGCTATAATTATTCCAGCAATAAAGCGAAAACTTTGGAATAAATATAATTACTTACTTATGCCGGCCAACTACACCGAAATTGAAAAACGCCTTTGGGAAGCAGCCGACGAACTGCGGGCCAACTCTAAACTAAAACCTTCTGAATATTCTGTGCCGGTGTTGGGCTTGATTTTTCTGCTTTATGCTGATTATAAATTTACTTTGGTAGAGCAAGAATTGGCGGGAAAAAGTAGCCGTCGGCGCAGTGTTGGTAAAGAAGATTATCAGGCGAAAGGGGCTTTATTTTTACCCGAATCTGCCCGTTTTGATTCTTTGCTGAATCTTCCTGAAGCTGAGGATATTGGCGGGGCAATTAATGCGGCAATGAAAGTTATTTCCGACGAAAATGAGGAATTGGCCGGTGCTTTACCGCGAGATTACAACCGGCTAGAAAAACCGATTTTGCGGGAATTGCTGAAAATCTTAAACCGAATTCCTAGGGATAAAATTACAGAAGATGCTTTTGGAGAAATTTATCAGTATTTTCTGGGAAATTTTGCTCAGAAAGAAGGGCAAAAAGGCGGGGAGTTTTTTACTCCAATTTCGCTGGTAAAGCTGATTGTGGAGGTGATAGAGCCGAATAACGGGCGAATTTTAGATCCGGCTTGTGGGGCCGGTGGAATGCTGGTACAGAGTGCTATTCGGGTTAGAAATAAGTTAGGATTTGACCCGAATCAATTAATTAGTGTTTACGGGCAGGAAAAGGTAGATGGAACTGTAAAACTCTGTCAGATGAATTTGGCAGTGCACGGAGTTTCTGGTTTACGAAATATCCGCGAAGGTAATACTTATTATCAAGATATCCACGACAGCATCGGTAAGTTTGATTTTGTGATGGCGAATCCGCCGTTTAATGTTAATGGGGTGGATAGAGATAAGATTAAGGGCGATCCTCATTATCCTTTTGGCGCGCCGACTACTGATAATGCAAATTATCTCTGGATTCAGCTATTTTATACGGTTTTGAATGAAAACGGACGGGCGGGGTTTGTGATGGCAAACTCGGCGTCGGATGCGCGGGGTTCGGAGTTGGAAATTCGCCGCCAGTTGATAGAAACGGGGGCGGTGGATGTAATGATTGCTATCGGTTCTAATTTCTTTTATACGGTGACTTTGCCTTGTACTTTGTGGTTTTTGGATAGGGGGAAAAGGAAAAGACATTCCAGCGGAACGTCTCTACGAGATGGCGAGGATAAGGTATTGTTTATTGATGCGCGGCATATTTACCGGCAGGTGGATAGAGCACATCGGGAATTTAGCGATGCACAGGTAGAATTTATTGCAAATATTGTGCGGTTGTACCGAGGGGAAAACGCAGAATTGACGGTTGGTGGTTCGGAAATGCTGACTCAGGCTTTCCCAGATAAGGTTTATAGGGATGTGGCGGGGTTGTGTAAAATAGCTACATTGGCTGAGATTGAGGCGCAGGGTTGGAGTCTCAATCCTGGGCGTTATGTGGGGGTGGCGGAACGTCAGGAGGCGGAGGATTTTGATTTTGCTGAATCTTTGGAAGAGTTGAATGAGGAGTTGGAAATTTTGAATGCTGAGGCGCGGGGGTTGGAGGAAACAATTGCTGAGAATGTGGCGCAAATTTTGAATCTTTGA
- a CDS encoding type II toxin-antitoxin system RelE/ParE family toxin, producing the protein MSFYIISPEASQDLDEISDYFLSRSLKAGERFVSGFEQKCKNLVKFPNIGRSYADIEPSLRGVPLEGYIILYRVIGDGVEIVRVVSGYRDLESLFSDSDEE; encoded by the coding sequence ATGAGTTTTTATATTATTTCTCCAGAAGCGAGTCAGGATTTAGATGAGATTTCTGATTATTTCTTGAGTCGGAGTCTAAAGGCTGGCGAACGGTTTGTGAGTGGGTTTGAGCAGAAATGCAAAAATTTGGTAAAATTTCCCAATATCGGGCGTTCCTATGCTGACATTGAGCCGTCGTTACGGGGTGTTCCTCTTGAGGGTTACATTATTCTTTATCGGGTGATTGGGGATGGAGTAGAAATTGTGCGGGTAGTAAGTGGATATCGGGACTTAGAATCGCTGTTTTCTGACTCGGATGAGGAATAA
- a CDS encoding putative toxin-antitoxin system toxin component, PIN family has protein sequence MRIVIDTNVLVSAAVIGRNPEAVILFVVESPDCEWVVSAEILKEYKEVLSRSRLRLTESQQQRWFNILDSATIMIEVNVEIDFPRDRKDAKFIACAIAGEVDFLITGDHDFTEAENLTSTTIISVSLFKKLVDNLRE, from the coding sequence ATGAGAATAGTTATTGATACTAATGTTTTAGTTTCTGCTGCGGTGATTGGGAGAAACCCAGAAGCAGTTATTTTGTTTGTTGTAGAAAGTCCTGATTGTGAATGGGTGGTCTCAGCAGAAATTCTCAAAGAATATAAGGAGGTTTTAAGTCGTAGTCGGTTAAGGTTAACGGAATCGCAACAACAGAGATGGTTTAACATTCTCGATAGTGCTACAATTATGATAGAAGTAAATGTTGAAATTGATTTTCCCAGAGATCGCAAAGATGCCAAATTTATCGCTTGTGCTATTGCTGGAGAAGTTGATTTTTTAATTACAGGCGATCACGATTTTACGGAAGCTGAAAATTTGACAAGTACAACTATTATTTCTGTGTCTCTTTTTAAGAAGTTGGTGGACAATTTAAGAGAATAA
- a CDS encoding YaaW family protein translates to MDELRSALELASDEELQQLTDILFCRRFNPLDYVQTPEPIDIKSRDRCSWLDAIEQRFRYLAADGITVLRGSTSQVSYRQVLIKVCRYLKIPFSTKLSTTDLEAEVFLFLIGQAWQKLPVAEQQALTLRVQKALVKSNFSEPLPLSVQKNPFGLFVKGGSALAVSSVVQPFLLQQFARQFAIQFAQYQIAKETLALGGSVAAAGMENYVALQAAKQGMTVAAARYGAVRTMLSFVGPVLWTWFLADLGWRAIATNYARIIPTVFALAQIRLTRGECWEWA, encoded by the coding sequence TTGGACGAGCTACGCTCAGCGTTGGAATTAGCAAGCGATGAAGAATTACAGCAGTTAACTGATATTCTGTTTTGTCGCCGGTTCAATCCTTTAGATTATGTGCAAACGCCCGAACCGATTGATATCAAAAGTAGAGATCGCTGTTCCTGGTTAGATGCGATTGAGCAAAGATTTCGCTATTTGGCTGCGGATGGCATCACGGTTTTACGGGGTAGCACTTCGCAAGTAAGTTACAGGCAAGTTTTGATTAAAGTTTGCCGTTATTTGAAAATTCCTTTCTCAACTAAGCTATCAACAACTGATTTAGAAGCTGAGGTGTTTTTGTTTTTGATCGGGCAAGCTTGGCAAAAGTTGCCGGTTGCTGAACAACAAGCCTTGACTTTAAGAGTGCAAAAAGCTTTGGTGAAATCAAATTTTTCTGAGCCTTTACCGCTTTCTGTGCAGAAAAATCCTTTTGGTTTGTTTGTTAAGGGCGGTAGTGCTTTGGCTGTTTCTTCGGTGGTGCAGCCATTTTTGTTGCAGCAATTTGCTCGTCAATTTGCGATTCAATTTGCTCAATATCAAATCGCTAAAGAAACGCTGGCTTTAGGCGGTTCTGTGGCGGCGGCGGGAATGGAAAATTATGTGGCTTTGCAGGCTGCTAAACAAGGGATGACGGTTGCTGCTGCTCGTTATGGGGCTGTTCGGACGATGTTATCTTTTGTGGGGCCGGTGCTTTGGACTTGGTTTTTAGCTGATTTGGGTTGGCGGGCTATTGCTACTAATTATGCTCGGATTATTCCGACGGTTTTTGCTTTGGCTCAAATTCGTCTCACTCGTGGGGAGTGTTGGGAATGGGCTTGA
- a CDS encoding nucleotidyltransferase family protein has protein sequence MSKTKQLQIAIPKEEIAQFCRRHYIRKLSLFGSVLRDDFTAESDIDFLVEFEAGKTPGYFKIVSMEMELSELLEGRKIDLRTPNELSVYFRDRVMAEAVVQYDSN, from the coding sequence ATGAGTAAAACTAAACAATTACAAATCGCAATTCCCAAGGAAGAAATAGCCCAATTTTGCCGGCGTCACTATATCCGCAAATTGTCATTATTTGGTTCGGTGTTAAGGGATGATTTTACAGCGGAGAGCGATATTGATTTTTTAGTGGAGTTTGAGGCGGGTAAAACTCCGGGTTATTTTAAGATAGTGAGTATGGAAATGGAACTTTCCGAGCTACTAGAGGGGAGAAAGATTGATTTAAGGACTCCTAATGAGTTAAGTGTTTATTTTCGAGATAGAGTAATGGCAGAGGCGGTGGTGCAGTATGACAGCAATTGA
- the rimI gene encoding ribosomal protein S18-alanine N-acetyltransferase, whose product MAAISLIELKPLTAENLPAILELDRLCFGGLWTSEGYKRELDSDCSDLLGLFLSSVEGVRPCPPPRLIGIGCLWAILEEAHITILAIDPEYRNCGLGQAMLVGLMTSALGRKLERATLEVRVSNVAAISLYEKYGFKKAGCRKGYYQDTGEDGLILWRGGLHHREFPEILRGWQEEVNERLGKNGWFLEF is encoded by the coding sequence TTGGCTGCTATTTCCTTGATAGAACTAAAACCCCTCACCGCAGAAAATTTGCCGGCTATTTTGGAGTTGGATCGCCTGTGTTTTGGCGGTTTATGGACATCCGAAGGCTACAAGCGAGAGTTAGATAGTGACTGTAGCGACTTACTAGGTTTATTTTTATCGTCTGTTGAAGGTGTGCGCCCTTGCCCGCCCCCCCGTCTGATCGGCATTGGTTGTCTGTGGGCAATTTTGGAAGAAGCACATATTACGATTTTGGCTATTGACCCAGAGTATCGCAATTGTGGGTTAGGGCAAGCGATGCTGGTGGGTTTGATGACATCTGCGTTGGGGCGGAAGTTGGAGAGGGCGACGCTGGAGGTTAGGGTTTCTAATGTAGCGGCGATTTCTTTGTATGAGAAATATGGGTTTAAAAAAGCGGGGTGTCGCAAGGGATATTATCAGGATACGGGTGAGGATGGGTTGATTTTATGGCGGGGTGGGTTGCATCATCGGGAGTTTCCAGAAATTTTGCGGGGATGGCAAGAAGAAGTTAATGAAAGGTTGGGTAAAAATGGCTGGTTTTTGGAGTTTTAA